In a single window of the Alosa sapidissima isolate fAloSap1 chromosome 18, fAloSap1.pri, whole genome shotgun sequence genome:
- the zgc:194930 gene encoding uncharacterized protein zgc:194930 encodes MGCNCCRMIKSYIYDPSVPVDVHGRKRDLPGSSLYVPHLQEPEDSDRLQKKQGFYNLGYSNSGGVGSGPNRGADGNTKLDIENNHINRLHGNSPPAGNANPEWTGVGKGGGGGGGRGGGTDPDILGTPQHKEQPTLRYAPPLPSVPPIYQLPSSGGPTRPWDRELLSGNAVTRIEPYILQDRLDGVECCVDGRKDPDDDDDERESGVGSTPEYLGDTGDEASVLSGDINTSSTSLSSADTRPGTGDDRRGQREVDGREDRDDCQSVTDSMVAEALAALEAATAGEDCD; translated from the exons ATGGGTTGCAATTGCTGTCGGATGATCAAAAG ctacaTCTATGACCCCTCGGTGCCAGTGGACGTTCATGGGCGTAAGAGGGACCTGCCGGGCAGCTCGCTGTACGTTCCCCACCTGCAGGAGCCCGAGGACAGCGACAGGCTCCAGAAGAAGCAGGGCTTCTACAACCTGGGCTACAGCAACAGCGGCGGCGTCGGCTCCGGCCCCAACCGGGGCGCCGACGGAAACACCAAGCTCGACATCGAGAACAACCATATCAACCGCCTCCACGGAAACAGCCCTCCTGCCGGCAACGCCAACCCGGAATGGACGGGCGTcggaaagggaggaggaggaggaggaggcagaggaggtggAACGGACCCTGACATACTAGGAACTCCACAACACAAGGAGCAGCCCACCCTGAGATATGCCCCTCCGCTCCCAAGCGTGCCCCCCATCTACCAGCTCCCCTCCTCCGGCGGCCCAACGCGGCCCTGGGACAGAGAGCTCCTGAGTGGCAACGCGGTGACGCGCATTGAGCCCTACATCCTCCAGGACAGGCTGGACGGGGTGGAGTGCTGCGTGGACGGCCGCAAAGACCctgacgacgacgacgacgagaGGGAGAGTGGCGTGGGCAGCACCCCTGAGTACCTGGGGGACACGGGGGACGAGGCCAGTGTCCTCTCCGGGGACATCAACACCAGCTCCACCAGCCTGTCCTCGGCAGACACCAGGCCGGGGACGGGGGACGACaggaggggacagagagaggtggaCGGACGGGAGGACAGGGACGACTGCCAGAGCGTCACGGACTCCATGGTGGCCGAGGCTCTGGCCGCACTAGAGGCGGCCACTGCAGGCGAGGACTGTGACTGA